ACCTTACAGCTAGTTATTCTTCTGTGTTATttgtaggggtgagtattggcaaggatgttgcaatacgatacttgattttttatttattttttttaaataacatttttttcatttaaaatcagcacccaaaaaattgtgatatattgtgaaatccattttttttttcttcacacacCTAGTTATTTGTGATCCTGGCTTAACGTGGTGTAAAATACGAGTTTTTCATTGATGGTTAATGACACGTCATTTTGTTACAAGAATATAAGAGGAAGAAGGAGGAGTCTTCTTTTCAGACTGTTCCATGTGTGAATGAGTAAGGCAGAGTAAATGAGTGTGTGTTagagctggtgtgtgtgtgtgtgtgtgtgtgtcagcactGCACAGAGTTGGCACAGACGTCCCGTTGTCAGAAACTAATGAGCTGAAAGTCGCTTCATTCTCTAGATCCAAATGAGCATCTGTTTACAGAGTCCTCTGAGAGCTGGCATTGTCTGTAGGCCAGCAGTGAAGCATGGTTTTGATTTATCATCATTCCTCTCAGATCTGAAAAAATCATTTGCAGCTCTCgctttttgttcatttcaatgAAACAGGGACTGTAACAGAAACTAATcagacattttctttctttaccaGAACATTTTTATCACTACTGACAAGACATTTACACAAAAACCTGTATCCGTTTTGTTAGTCTGTGCAGAAAACCTCActgaaaaatgtgtaaaaacatgggaaacaaacattaaactattttttttgcaGGAATTTGCAAACTAAAGTTAAAACCCTGATTCTTAGGGTCATGGTTGGAAAATCCTCAGTAGAGAAGCCCAGACGTTTTGCTCCTCAGACACTTCTACCAGCTTCTCCAGGGATAATTCCAAAGCATTCCTGGGCCAGCCTAGAGATATAATCTAGATGTTATACTCTATATACTGTAGGTGTTACACATGTATtcgtatgtgtatatgtatggaTGGTTTTTctaatttagttatttattttttaatatttcttcttTTCCCACACCTTCCAGTTGTTTTACACACACTATGGATTTGTGAATATAATTTTGAGTGTCTTTTCGGCATTTTACACTGTTGTCTTTGTCTTGTATGTgttacaaagtaaaataaaatgaaaaaagagatGTAATTAtctatatagatttatttataaagggttctagatatatattttataaaatatttattttgtatgtgtttgctTTGTGTTACGTGCATTGCTTTTGACATGTCTGAAACAAATTAGACATTAAAATTCAAAATAGCTCAGCCCTGGGATctccttttatatttaaatattttatgttgacatttatatttttttatatatcacaaaataaaagcctcaaTACGCAGAAagaccaaaataaaatattctatAGGTTTTGAGACGGCAAGTTCTTTTTCACAGCTTGTGTAGTTTTTACATTaatactgaaaaatacatatatttattgtttctttgtgtgtcaGTGGAGGAGAAACTTCTTAAATATTTGCAGTCGTTTGATGACACAATGGCTGCCCTTTTCCTCCTCTGAACATCTGACTCTCTGTAGGCTGTGCAACGTTCAGCACAGTGAAGGAGGCAGTTGTTCACACTCCTACAGGGATGATCTGTAGCACAAACAATGAAACTCGTGGTGACGACAATCAGCCTGCGTCTGTTTGTTTGTACTTCCTATCAGCACAAGCTGGAGACATACAGGGAAAGGAGCAAACAAGGAATCTCTACAGGCAGATGAATAATAAACTAATAGACATAATACGTCCCTGACattaaaatcctcctgtgtTAACATGATAAGGCTAACCTTAGCCCTACATCAGACATGACAGGGAAAACCCTGTCAGCTACAGAGCTGCTGGTTTTTGATTGTGTGGCTCAATAAGGACAGTgtgaatatgattttttttttttttttccatttaatgtCTATATGCATGTTGGACAGGCCATCTGAAGTGGGCTGGTTCAGTACGCTACGCTTTTAGTTTTTTGACGAGTTAGTGGAAgaaacatggtaacaggtgaccaaaattggcaagaaaagagtgtaaagtgactaaaatgggccaaaagcagtcaaataaagaggaaccaagtggtatgtaatggtaaagatagcttaaatgggcaaaaatgtggaacaaaaaaggcaaaaatgtagggtaaaaaggaaacaagtgatatttattgggtTAAAATgagcttatttggataaaaagttgctatgaaatgtaaagaaaggacaaaaaattggataaaagtgtcaaaaataactcaaataataggaaaaaagggatatttattggccaTAGAAactaaattatgaaaaaaagtgtcagaactttttgaaaaggggtaaaaatgggacaaaggaagtggcaaaatgaccaaaggaaataggttaaaaagggtttgtgtcattttcttggttctcttatcttttatttttagttgttatCTTACTTCTCTGATCTGTTATCTGTAtagatgtgcatttttgtatcaaTTATTTCACATGGCATACtttatttgtgcaaaaaaaaaagaaggtggGGGggattaaaaagtttcccccttttaaggttttctggggaaataattaaaatgaagacaaagagccacatgttgagaactGATGActttttttgtcccagtccacccctgtatacagtatatatgtatatatatttacacacacacactgtatttacGAATGATGGGAATCAAACACAAACAGCTTTTGAAAAAccccaattttttattttgaaatgacaaatttTGTGcaacttattttttgtttgcatttttttttttttttaaaccaacgtCAGAAGTAACCAATGCTTTCACAAAAACAATAGGAGAAAGCAACAAATGGGATAAAGAACataataagataaaacaatgttTCTTTTGAAATGTATCCAACTATCCTTAGCAGAGAGAAGGGAGGCTTGAAACCAGACTAATGAGATGCATCGAAGCTCCCTCCACTGTAACGCAGGATGACGGTAGATCACAGTGTAGTAGTGTCCTCATTTTCCCATGATGCCCTTCTCTCCACGGGAGACTGAGGCAGTCAAACACAGTAGTAGTTTACAGTATGTATTGATACCTTACAGTGGCATAAATGTGACGTGACACACCAAGAGGAAACCACTGCGTTAGCAGCTCCAGTTAAACataatggccctcatttatcaatcgTTAGTACGTTCGACCAAATTCATGTTATTGAGAATTGAATTCAAACCTCATCCTGAGTTCGTTCACTTCCTCCGTTTTTCTCTTCCACAGAACGTTTAAAATGAGCttcttaaattccagttttcacatctttgtttttcttcacctcagctgtgaggatgatgatgattttcATCTCGGAAACGTCTATTTCcttgcaaatgtttgtttgacctcagtgggcggggcctccgaaccaGGAATAATTGAGGGGTAACATattaatgacgatcaaattcagtCACCGCATTTATTGGGATTAGTCCGATACAGGTCCCACATTGGTCTTGTCCGATTTGCGCCCGTTTTCACACAAGGTTGATGAATGAGGGCCAAGGAGAGAGTTACACACCTGTAGAAGTGATGCAGATGTTATAAAGTGGAGATCTTTCCTCTTGGTGGCTCAGTGTATCAcgactaagagaaaaaaaaacacacgactGAAAGGGCTGAAGTTTCTAAATTACAAAGATAATGCAGTGTAATGAAGCTTCAAGATTTCATGTCCTATCCTCGCTCACGCCCGGGTGAGAAGAGGTTAAGTTTGAGATGATGTCACACCGATGGATGGCGCAGTAGATGACCGGGAAGAGGAGTGATGGGCAGGCTGGGGAATAGCAAAGGTTACTGGTTTTGAACTAATTGTTGGACACATCCagtaataagccttttcacattcTGGAACAGTGCATGCGCTACGTCATAGGGTCAAGATGGGTAAAAATAACGAGACGCTGTTAGTGCTATACGCCGAGATTTTCACTGCACTTTTTGTACAATAATGGTTGGCCTAATTTAGGGCTGGGAGAtttatcaagattcaagatatatcaagttttctgttttggcctatattgatatatatggtgttttattgactattttgtatttaaaaaacttgttttaggagtcactgctttagcaacttctcagaacagcataacaAGCACAGtgaatggatttctgagtgcctcctaacccagaccttcccctaaacaagccacactacagacctcactcacacgtgctgtcctttagaggagaaaaagccaaacgtggcacatattgtgcagctgttataaacatgcctgtgtggcatttttcatcagcaaatttaacccaggattgtctttctggtaagactttattgagttaaaaatatcaagattaataccgtatatcgccattttgagaaaaaatattgagttttggtccatatcgcccagccctagtaaacAGGACACTGTTAGTGCTATGTGCTGAGATTTtcagtgcactttttgtataaTAATGGTAGGCCTGATCTATCTGACACTCCAATATATTGCAAGTGCATCACTTAATTATAACGTTTCAATTAATATTTGCGCTTATATTTTTAATGGACGAGGAGCTGCAATAAAATTAGTGTCTAGCATAATCTATGGTTAACTGAAGATTTTCTGCTGTCATCAGTTTTACTGGGAAAATCAAAATTAGTGATTTCAGGGATCCATAAATACATTGAAGGAGGTAAACGTCAGGCTAAACTGGAATTTTCAGCCTGTGTGCAGCGTTAGCTTTAGCCGCTAACTCAGCTTTTCTACCTTGGAGACTGATACCACGTTTGCACAAAAAAGTCTTTtaaggaatcaacgctccaaTGGGTAAAATAATGAGATTTCCgtgtgtgtgaaaaggcttatttagTCTGGATCAATAGGCCTCTTTTAGACTGGAATCAAAATCAATTACTAGGAAACTGAGGCTTTACCTCATTTCATTTACTTCCTGTTAGGGTATGTGTACCTTTGCATgagcaatgtaaaaaaaaaattgctagtCTTAAAATGgtttagaaaagaaaacacCCGTGCACCCACCCTGCACATAATCCACCCCAATCAACTCTAGTACAAATAATGAAGGTGACGCCACGACTGGTCATGTGGTATGTTATTGTCCATCAATAAACCACAGGTCATCGTTCATTGTGCGTTAATAATGTACCATGTTATGGAATCACCATTGGGCCACTGCAACCAAAATCTGGTCTCAGGATAAAAGATCATTACCACAAAGTGTCGCTGTGCTACTTTATTACTTTACTTGTAATTTATCGATACaatcaaaaattaaaatctatCTTATTGATGTATTAAACTTTTAATATGAAGAGAGTAGGCATCTAATGTAATGTATAAATCAACTATTTAACTACGAATAAGAAAAACATTCCCACTTTCATACAAATTGAGTGGAAACTTGGGGTATTCTTGTGCTTCTGTTGGCATTGTGACCCAATATaactaattacattttaagacaTTGGTTTTACTTCTCTAATGGGTCCATATTTATAATTAATCCCCTTTAAATCTCAGGGTAACACAGCTTGAATGCTTgttgaaaaataattgaataCGTCGGAGTTCAAATgcaaataagcattaaataaatCATGGAGAGTTAATTGCTGTAACTCTTCAGAATGTATAAAAACACTGcttcagctaaaaaaaaaaaaacaaccacccTTGGTTCATTGATGCCCGCTCTATGCGCCTCTTCCCTCTCAGAGGTAGCAGCTCTGCAACAACACTTGCGTGATCGAACCCTTAAACCCCTCACCCAACCCATCAGTGGACTACTCCGCCTGGGCGTCGTAGTTTGCGCCACCCGCCTTCATCAGCTCCATGCGGATAGAGTCCTCATCGAGGTCCCGCTGTTCGCTCAGCATGAACTCCTTGGCAAAATTCtgcagagaaaaaaagacaaatcagCCTTTATTCAGTGAGTCGCTGATGAACTTCTGCAGCCTCACCACATCCATCATAAGCTGGATTTCCATTACGgattttggcaaaataaaagcgatgtttctaaatgtcaacaaagtataattgtactttgaacgtgtttccatttaaggttgttttgggccTCACTGCAGGGAGACGCACATACCAAATCTACTTATAACCctctgtatttctttgttgtttcatgtctaatgtggcagtaataagtataatgcttagaaatgtcccagtcagaacacattagtccagttttaaagtctttacactggctcccagtcagccacagaatagattttaaagttctgtgtataaatgtgtgaatgggtttggtccagaatacagtgagatgttagtcaggtctctcagatctttgaacacaggtcagatagtggagcccagagctcacagtaaacatggtgatgctgactttagttgttatgctgcaaagaagtggaacaaactgcagcagagctgaagtcagcatctaatgtgaacatttttaaatcaaagttaaagacactttatttctctactgtgtatgattgagagagagattgttggtcatgttgttgatgtaatgggtttgttgatgatttgaattgattttactgatgattttaaatgttcttattcattttaagctgttgaatgttttatcatgtagagcacattgagttgcctcgtgtatgaaatgcactatacaaataaatttgccttgcctcttctgtccacacttACTGTGCTATGTTTTTCGGAGAGAAgtcgtcatgtgaccaggtacatcacgtTCTCTAACGTGTATTTGCGTAGCTCCATAGCTCTTttacgacacatttcaatattagaACTAGGaatgtcccaatccgatattgatatcggatatcagtccaatatcagccagaaaatgaatattggattttattggTCTACATCTAAAAACTCtgatataaatgaatataaatattttttttaaataactggaGTGAACTTtaattttttgcactttaaaagtataatttgtttttattgtaattattatgttatttttcagggtctcatcatttgttttttattcattttgtagaatactgtatatattatgttgaaggttaaatgtatgtaagcagttggttaataataaaagggtcagtttttcttatacctactgttgctaactattgttctctgtttgagtgacatcacttgatcaagccttttctaacattccacactacgaaataattaataaaactaTGTATTATTCATGCTGATAAtgtatcggaaatgaaaaagttgtattgggacatccctaatcgaaacgtctgaaattcctcctcatgaatgcataaaaatgttttagcgatattttagtgttttttcgaAAATTCAGGTGTTAccattatcagtttttattgcaccatttagattttgcacatttccaagggtaatggaaccCAGCTATAGTGTGGTACGCAGCAGGACAGAGGAAGGCTGCGTAGAAGGTGATCGTCTGCATTCTGACATCTCTCCAGGCCGATTCAGTTTTACTCTGACCTGCACAATCTCCTTGACCAGGGTCTTGTCTGTACTGATTTTGGCGCGCTGCAGACCACCGACGCCTTCGCCGATCCAGGTGATGAGGGTGAATTTGGTCCGTTTGCTCATGGCGTCTCCTGTCATGAACCGCATGTAACCAAACAGACGACCATCCTCTATAAATGAAGGAGAGAAGGACAGAGAGAGGTTGATTATGTTCTAGACATCCCCCCCCCCAATCATCGATACAAATTCAGTATCGATGATGAATGCAAACTGCTGGTTTTCAGGTCCAAAACTAGAGCAATAGTTTTCTGGGTTTACTGTGGATGAGGCTGAGTAACCAGGAAGTATTTAGGTCAGTAGGCTGAAAGAGTAAAACCCATTGTAAGTTCTGCGACCGTGTGGCAAGACCAGAGCAGGACCGTCGTTGTGGCTGACCTCCAAGCAGAGAATATACTGTAATTCAGTGAATGACCACAAATATAAGAATGCAATGGATTATATATTGCGCTTTATcaaagacactcaaagcgctttacagaattaagtaGGGCTGCCAGCTTTGGTCGTTTACTCAACTACTTGATCGATGCTGTtgtggtcgaccaagattttcgACCAGCAATGGTGTCAGTTTcaatactgtttaaaaaaaaaatgcaatgtacttatataggtgataaaaatgaaatatcaaATATACTTTATTTAATGCTTAAACATGATTTTATGTCCAGCATCAGCTGTCAGTGCAGTGGACTGTCTTCAGATCAGAGAGGGAACGAATTACGACAGGCTTGAAACACAAGCATCCACAgttaaatcaatcctttttctgcacaaggacattgattattttatatatatatgatttgtggattatgtaaatagatccactgctgtctctggcgccGCGGGCACACTGCGCACGTGCATTTGTTTCcccgtgcactgatctgatgttgacattaacaattttataataaaagcaggcttaccactaaatcAAACATACATATGTcctttgtatgaggaaaaaataggttttaattgtcggtttcaggtctgtcggacctgtaggttccacttttgctttgtcgggttctggtcaaagcttgaataaggttcatatcattaATGGTCTGTGTCTAAAAGCAAATCTGCACCACAAAAcgccaaaactaaatatttgtctctctttttctttctcctcgtcctcctctgcacctgctcattcattctccgtttttgtttttttttctttttggtcgagtaatcgctacgtgtgccatagttttgatcgaccaaccatttcctagGTTGACTACAACCctagaattaaggcattattctttcactccacacttagtggtggtaagctactattgtagccacagctgccctggggcagactgatggaagagATTggacaatgacaggctggtatggccggaacctttattatttaccatcaaatttggttttaaaagggAAAATGAACCATGCCGTGCAAGTGACggcaatgaaatgaaaataaaacatctcCAAACCTCCATCACTATGACTGATGTTGTAGCACACGCTGTATTCAGGCCTTTTTAGGACCATTATGACGCAATAACATGAACAGCTGTGCTGGCATGAACACTTGACTGGTGATTAGATTCCAGATGTTTCCTCCCCGAGACATAGTCAACTCTCTGACCTGCAGAAGAAGAACATTTCTTCTGTTCCAACTTCAGTCACGTGAAATTCCACCCACTGTTTACTTTAACTGCAACTAATATGTAAAGCTTCTCCACTCTAATCTCTGCACGTtcaattatttcatttgtaGCTAAGATAGAAAAAGGTAATAACTGCATATTCCATTCATTGATaatttgtaattgataattgattacaattgtacataattgtaattttaaaaatctgttgttgtcgtaatcgtaattaaattgtaattgaccataaaaattctataaaaattgtcaattataattcatcgcaaaactggggaaccatgttctgtgtacagttctacacatatgtagttaacaattattaaaatatgtttcaaatcaTGCTTTCccacaatttaaaaaagtataaatCGAGGGGTACACGCCTGcaccaaaaaaattcaaacctatttttgtcattgattaggaagcctaacaaggaaaccaattgataggaaagaaattagacgatagatatttttttgtatgtattttacagctgatttatgacacacaagagatgctaacagaaagctaacacaagaggaaggttaactattattaggttatttatttcaggctcagtgattgtaattaaactttagtaattgagaatgtaattgtaactgactttctgagaataagAAATTATTGTaagttaattgtaattggaaaaaatgcttgtcactgaaatcgtaattgaacattggTGCAGATTAATAAACCCCCTGGTCTTAATATGCAACATAAGGTCCTATTGTTCCTCTTTGTGAACATATCTTTATGGGACAATTATAGCATCTGATAAAACCTTTTCCTCACTGCCGCATAGACTAGAACTGCCACCATAAACCTTAACTGGTTTTATTGGCGAGACGATAAAGAACATCAGTAGTTTCAACACCTCAGCAAAAactctatatgtatatataacagTCAACCATGCAACCTTCACCTCGTCTCCTACATACTCtgtcaaacaggaagtggatcaAACTTCACTTCCCCTGGATTGATCCTTCCTTTAAAGCCTTGCTGAATCAGCCACCAACCTCGCCGTCGTGCTACAGAAAGAACCACACCAAAGAATAAGAGGGCAAAATCATGCCTCTGTATGAAACGTTTGGACAGATCAAATGGTTTGTGAGACGTGGTTTTCTGCCTTCAGGCTCTGGCTCGGTTCTTCTGAGAGGAGTTGGAAACCAGAGCTGACTTCTGTGGATGTCTGCTGTAAACAGGTGGCTTTGGAGATGTTGTAACTATATCCAAATGTTGTTTTATAATTGTAACATCCCCATTGCTCACCACTGAAAACATTAAGTATAAAACTCAAAGCTGTAGCCCTATTACCAAGGGTGAACTTCCACCGACTTTGCCTAACCTTTAATTCGTTATAATACACTTGGCCAAAAAGTTTCCATTTGAATGTAAATACAGCATTAAATGAAATTTACTACAACACCTATTTATAAGAAGATCAGAGTCCTGCTTCAACATGCAACCCTCTGAGAATATACAGAACATTCAACAACTTCTTTCCTTGCCCGACAAACTTTTTCTCACAGAGTGTTTTTAGGTTTGAAACTGAATTTTAGCAAACGTTGACTTCTCAAATGTGGTTGTTATTTTAAATAGGATTTATTAACTAAAGGTCATACGAAGCATTTAAAAAGAACTAATGTCTCGTCATTTTAATAGTTTGGGTGTAAAACATGTTCAACACGTTCTTGGAGACATGTGGTGTGTGTTCAAAGGGGCGGTATTATgctctccatttgttctaagaaccccaacaacatactatttgaggtttattttcccaaactcgcctttttccccagagttttagcctctgaaaagtgactttctgagcagttctaaaaatggGTTATTTTggagcctacttatgcatattcgtGAGTAAGTGTGTCTGTAGAGGAAGGCTTCTTGTCTCACTCTtgcgagggagatcagtgatcaccaaagtgattttctttGCAATCcaaacactgttgttattgtttttagtcaaaaaacggcacattacagtagaacacatggctatttaggcgtctattgtgattgtgagtccgtttcagcgcttcaggctgtgtgtttatcacagcagcagcagcagcagcggagtaattcagctgcttcaaacactcactggaaTGTTAAGCTgcaaagtcactttcttctcctcctcatctctattaactgcaggaatagtgcatttaatatGATAATCGTTTGTTTTGTCCAAACCGCtgtgtcgcattgtgtcacaaacacattagatcaagtcaaaggtgatagGAGGCGATATAactgctactaaaaatggaactgctctcTGGGCGCTACACCGTAGCTGCttactgctcctcagggaggggttaaatgcagagaacaaatttcatgtatgtagctttacatatatgacaaagtataatatatattctatattaaaccgcagtgtttgtttttgctgtgagctcatttgagagggaggaggaggagtttccactattttaagctgactttttacaaaatgtggaataacaagggagggagggaacagaacttttttaactttgtccctctgaatgaggctaaaggaatgtatatcactgtagcaaaaccattataaagtgaatttttcataataccgtccctttaggtcacatgatattTTATGTTATCGAgcctgttgtttgtttttcttcattcatAATATAAAAATCTTATTCTTAAAGTTCAGAATGATCATTACTTCCTGTGCTGACATGCATGTTGACAATGTGGCACTCGGGCTAGACAAATtacatttctgtgtttctgtctgtgatattgacattttgatattTAGTGATGGACAAATCTAACATCCAGCACTCCCTGGCCATTTAACTGACCTTAAAGTAATTTGGGTACCTACGTATCCGTCTGGAGATTCACCTTTGTAATTTAGTTagcacatttacatttttacaaatgatGACATTTGTCCTCTGTCACCTAGCAACAGTTATACCAGTAAACACATCAAACTCCCTATGGCAACATTTACAAATTAGGAGCCGCATCATATACATTTATCTTCAAAGGCCTGAATCACAACAGCCCACTTCAAATTAGAAGATGTTTCTATTATTTAATACTACCATCTTCACCCTTTAAAGCATTTGAGAAAGCCGACAACACATGCAACTCTATCATGCAAAGCAGCAAGAAACTAGACTGTACTGGCAGAAGTTACACGTTGTATGGCTTTGAGACCAAAAACTTTTCACAATAACTAGTAGGACCTCTGAATTTCCGTGAGTAGGGAAAACGGATGGAAATCACAGAATTAACGTTATAAAATGGAAATagcaactttttattttttttaatctaaatttatttaaacacaATCAGACAGAAATGGCGATATGTCACATAATACTTTCACAttaatgttttgggacaatatcatttCCTTGTAGCTCGTGGTTTAATGAATGATTAATTCATATCATCTAGATTCTACGTCAGCCTGATTAGCCTCTAATCCAACTCTTCACTTACACCTGGATTAGTTCTAATATTTCATGAAGAAATCTAGTTATTAATCTCGAGACTAGGACAAATCTGAGGACTATTTTAATCCATTTGgggttaaaatgtgatttattctAAACCTACTTCTTAATCCTAAGACTACTCATTGAGCAAATTATTA
This genomic window from Gouania willdenowi chromosome 6, fGouWil2.1, whole genome shotgun sequence contains:
- the cotl1 gene encoding coactosin-like protein; translated protein: MTNIDKDACRDAYNEVRDDNSDTNWAVFQYEGSRIVPTMKGTEFKEFSKLCVEDGRLFGYMRFMTGDAMSKRTKFTLITWIGEGVGGLQRAKISTDKTLVKEIVQNFAKEFMLSEQRDLDEDSIRMELMKAGGANYDAQAE